A stretch of Cucumis sativus cultivar 9930 chromosome 2, Cucumber_9930_V3, whole genome shotgun sequence DNA encodes these proteins:
- the LOC101214116 gene encoding bZIP transcription factor 44: MDSASGNNSSGSIRLQNSGSEEDLQVLMDQRKRKRMQSNRESARRSRMRKQQHLDELMAQVTQLKKDNAQILSNINITSQLFMNVEAENSILKAQMAELTQRLQSLEEIANCINTGGNNDGGFGETEEEKAFQIQTIVAADSFMNSMNFLYVNQPIMATADIFHY; encoded by the coding sequence ATGGATTCTGCAAGCGGAAATAATTCCTCGGGTTCTATTAGGCTTCAAAACTCTGGTTCCGAGGAGGATTTGCAGGTTTTGATGGATCAGAGGAAACGGAAAAGAATGCAATCGAATCGCGAATCAGCGAGACGATCTCGGATGAGGAAGCAACAGCATCTTGATGAATTGATGGCGCAAGTGACAcaattaaagaaagataacGCTCAGattctttcaaatatcaaCATTACATCGCAGCTTTTTATGAATGTCGAGGCTGAGAACTCGATTCTGAAAGCTCAAATGGCAGAACTCACGCAGAGATTGCAATCGCTCGAGGAGATCGCTAATTGCATCAACACCGGCGGCAACAATGATGGCGGATTTGGAGAAACGGAGGAGGAGAAAGCATTTCAGATTCAAACTATTGTGGCCGCCGATAGCTTCATGAACTCAATGAATTTCTTGTATGTCAACCAGCCAATCATGGCCACCGCTGATATCTTCCATTATTGA
- the LOC101213235 gene encoding uncharacterized protein LOC101213235 isoform X1 — MDALCWNHPAISLKPTQSSENHAFLTPKSSSLLFHCRAVMNSSNPESKPSPLKIQNRMFILGMGFVGQFFAQELKYSGWAVSGTCRNLGQKMQLEGRGFDVYVFDANDPVQDTLKAMKYHTHLLISIPPDVDVGDPLLHHEKLLRTTLQGGDLRWLCYLSSTSVYGDYGGAWVDEDNPTNPLSQSGKLRIEAEERWINLGNDLGLSTQVFRLGGIYGPGHWFNHSAIDTIIKQRSLSERQQRRARRQFTSRVHVQDICQALKACIQRPSSRRFYNIVDDDPAPREEVFSYARDLVEKKWPGKFDTLSKVVEESDITNGRGRGDKRVCNARMKRELGVSLVYPTYKSGLQSILDQMGDEEPL, encoded by the exons ATGGATGCATTGTGTTGGAATCATCCAGCAATATCTCTGAAACCCACCCAAAGTTCTGAGAATCATGCTTTCCTTACACCCAAATCTTCTTCCTTGCTTTTTCACTGCCGAGCGGTGATGAACAGTTCAAATCCAGAATCAAAACCATCGCCACTGAAAATCCAGAATCGTATGTTTATTCTAGGGATGGGTTTCGTCGGACAGTTCTTTGCGCAAGAATTGAAGTACTCAGGATG GGCTGTTTCTGGGACTTGTAGAAACCTTGGGCAGAAGATGCAATTGGAGGGAAGGGGTTTTgatgtttatgtttttgatGCAAATGATCCAGT ACAGGACACTCTAAAAGCAATGAAGTATCATACTCACCTTCTCATTTCTATTCCACCAGATGTGGATGTTGGCGATCCT CTCCTCCATCATGAAAAGCTATTAAGGACTACTTTACAGGGTGGAGATCTTCGATGGCTTTGCTATTTGTCATCGACAA GTGTTTATGGAGATTATGGAGGTGCTTGGGTAGATGAAGA TAACCCGACGAACCCCTTAAGTCAGTCAGGCAAGTTGAGAATTGAAGCAGAGGAGAGATGGATAAATTTGGGTAATGATCTTGGCCTCTCAACTCAAGTATTTCGCCTTGGAGGTATCTATGGACCAG gaCATTGGTTCAATCACAGTGCTATTGACACAATAATCAAGCAGAGATCCTTATCCGAGCGTCAACAACGTAGAGCACGTAGACAATTCACATCCCGAGTTCATGTTCAGGACATCTGCCAAGCTCTTAAAGCCTGCATTCAAAGGCCTTCTTCCAG GAGATTTTACAACATAGTTGATGACGATCCAGCTCCAAGGGAAGAAGTTTTCTCATATGCTCGAGATTTGGTCGAGAAAAAGTGGCCTGGGAAATTCGACACATTGTCGAAGGTGGTAGAGGAAAGCGATATCACCAATGGGCGTGGAAGGGGTGATAAAAGAGTGTGTAATGCACGTATGAAAAGAGAGCTGGGAGTGAGTCTTGTGTATCCCACTTATAAATCAGGATTGCAAAGCATACTTGACCAAATGGGAGACGAGGAACCATTGTGA
- the LOC101213235 gene encoding uncharacterized protein LOC101213235 isoform X2, producing MDALCWNHPAISLKPTQSSENHAFLTPKSSSLLFHCRAVMNSSNPESKPSPLKIQNRMFILGMGFVGQFFAQELKYSGWAVSGTCRNLGQKMQLEGRGFDVYVFDANDPVQDTLKAMKYHTHLLISIPPDVDVGDPLLHHEKLLRTTLQGGDLRWLCYLSSTSVYGDYGGAWVDEDNPTNPLSQSGKLRIEAEERWINLGNDLGLSTQVFRLGGIYGPGRSAIDTIIKQRSLSERQQRRARRQFTSRVHVQDICQALKACIQRPSSRRFYNIVDDDPAPREEVFSYARDLVEKKWPGKFDTLSKVVEESDITNGRGRGDKRVCNARMKRELGVSLVYPTYKSGLQSILDQMGDEEPL from the exons ATGGATGCATTGTGTTGGAATCATCCAGCAATATCTCTGAAACCCACCCAAAGTTCTGAGAATCATGCTTTCCTTACACCCAAATCTTCTTCCTTGCTTTTTCACTGCCGAGCGGTGATGAACAGTTCAAATCCAGAATCAAAACCATCGCCACTGAAAATCCAGAATCGTATGTTTATTCTAGGGATGGGTTTCGTCGGACAGTTCTTTGCGCAAGAATTGAAGTACTCAGGATG GGCTGTTTCTGGGACTTGTAGAAACCTTGGGCAGAAGATGCAATTGGAGGGAAGGGGTTTTgatgtttatgtttttgatGCAAATGATCCAGT ACAGGACACTCTAAAAGCAATGAAGTATCATACTCACCTTCTCATTTCTATTCCACCAGATGTGGATGTTGGCGATCCT CTCCTCCATCATGAAAAGCTATTAAGGACTACTTTACAGGGTGGAGATCTTCGATGGCTTTGCTATTTGTCATCGACAA GTGTTTATGGAGATTATGGAGGTGCTTGGGTAGATGAAGA TAACCCGACGAACCCCTTAAGTCAGTCAGGCAAGTTGAGAATTGAAGCAGAGGAGAGATGGATAAATTTGGGTAATGATCTTGGCCTCTCAACTCAAGTATTTCGCCTTGGAGGTATCTATGGACCAGGTAGAAG TGCTATTGACACAATAATCAAGCAGAGATCCTTATCCGAGCGTCAACAACGTAGAGCACGTAGACAATTCACATCCCGAGTTCATGTTCAGGACATCTGCCAAGCTCTTAAAGCCTGCATTCAAAGGCCTTCTTCCAG GAGATTTTACAACATAGTTGATGACGATCCAGCTCCAAGGGAAGAAGTTTTCTCATATGCTCGAGATTTGGTCGAGAAAAAGTGGCCTGGGAAATTCGACACATTGTCGAAGGTGGTAGAGGAAAGCGATATCACCAATGGGCGTGGAAGGGGTGATAAAAGAGTGTGTAATGCACGTATGAAAAGAGAGCTGGGAGTGAGTCTTGTGTATCCCACTTATAAATCAGGATTGCAAAGCATACTTGACCAAATGGGAGACGAGGAACCATTGTGA
- the LOC101213712 gene encoding TLC domain-containing protein 5 isoform X1: MEVSESRDPDVINVMVYGVISWTLGFILLRKAVFPNRSFEFCNRLISTIHAFLAVTLASISVQNWRCPICPLASKSSSFQMQTLSVSCSYLIYDMVCCHFDKKVSLDNTIHHLVSIVGIAAGLAYQKCGSEMVAALWITEISSPFLHLREILKEIGYKGTDLNLAADIGFAVIFSFARMVGGPYLTYVTLFANVPFLIKAMALGLQLVSAYWFYKIVRMIRFKLNNRSTLKKS; encoded by the exons ATGGAAGTTTCAGAGAGTCGAGATCCGGATGTTATAAACGTCATGGTTTATGGTGTAATATCATGGACATTGGGTTTCATTTTGTTAAGAAAAGCAGTGTTTCCAAATCGATCTTTTGAGTTTTGCAATCGCCTCATCTCAACAATCCATGCTTTTTTAGCTGTCACATTGGCTTCCATCTCTGTTCAAAATTGGCGATGTCCCATTTGTCCTCTTGCTTCtaaatcttcatcttttcaG ATGCAAACATTGAGTGTGAGCTGTTCATATTTGATATATGATATGGTGTGTTGCCATTTTGACAAGAAAGTGAGTTTGGACAATACCATCCATCACTTGGTTAGCATTGTTGGAATTGCAGCCGGCCTTGCTTATCAAAAG tgTGGGTCAGAGATGGTAGCAGCATTGTGGATAACAGAGATCTCAAGCCCCTTTCTCCATTTAAGGGAAATTCTCAAAGAAATTGGTTACAAAGGCACTGACCTTAATCTGGCTGCTGAT ATTGGATTTGCTGTGATATTCTCATTTGCAAGAATGGTTGGAGGGCCTTATCTCACTTACGTGACTCTATTTGCCAATGTCCCTTTCCTTATTAAG GCCATGGCGTTGGGATTGCAGCTTGTCAGTGCCTACTGGTTTTACAAGATCGTGAGAATGATCAGATTCAAACTAAACAACAGATCTACATTGAAGAAGAGTTAA
- the LOC101213712 gene encoding TLC domain-containing protein 5 isoform X2, which produces MQTLSVSCSYLIYDMVCCHFDKKVSLDNTIHHLVSIVGIAAGLAYQKCGSEMVAALWITEISSPFLHLREILKEIGYKGTDLNLAADIGFAVIFSFARMVGGPYLTYVTLFANVPFLIKAMALGLQLVSAYWFYKIVRMIRFKLNNRSTLKKS; this is translated from the exons ATGCAAACATTGAGTGTGAGCTGTTCATATTTGATATATGATATGGTGTGTTGCCATTTTGACAAGAAAGTGAGTTTGGACAATACCATCCATCACTTGGTTAGCATTGTTGGAATTGCAGCCGGCCTTGCTTATCAAAAG tgTGGGTCAGAGATGGTAGCAGCATTGTGGATAACAGAGATCTCAAGCCCCTTTCTCCATTTAAGGGAAATTCTCAAAGAAATTGGTTACAAAGGCACTGACCTTAATCTGGCTGCTGAT ATTGGATTTGCTGTGATATTCTCATTTGCAAGAATGGTTGGAGGGCCTTATCTCACTTACGTGACTCTATTTGCCAATGTCCCTTTCCTTATTAAG GCCATGGCGTTGGGATTGCAGCTTGTCAGTGCCTACTGGTTTTACAAGATCGTGAGAATGATCAGATTCAAACTAAACAACAGATCTACATTGAAGAAGAGTTAA
- the LOC101212516 gene encoding 26S proteasome regulatory subunit S10B homolog B, with the protein MADGEDAARRHTAVNDYRKKLLQHKELEARVRSLRENLRAAKKEFNKTEDDLKSLQSVGQIIGEVLRPLDNERLIVKASSGPRYVVGCRNKVDKEKLTSGTRVVLDMTTLTIMRALPREVDPVVYNMLHEDPGNVSYSAVGGLSDQIRELRESIELPLMNPELFLRVGIKPPKGVLLYGPPGTGKTLLARAIASNIDANFLKVVSSAIIDKYIGESARLIREMFGYARDHQPCIIFMDEIDAIGGRRFSEGTSADREIQRTLMELLNQLDGFDQLGKVKMIMATNRPDVLDPALLRPGRLDRKIEIPLPNEQSRTEILKIHAAGIAKHGEIDYEAVVKLAEGFNGADLRNVCTEAGMSAIRAERDYVIHEDFMKAVRKLNEAKKLESSAHYNADFGKD; encoded by the exons ATGGCTGACGGTGAAGATGCCGCCCGTCGTCACACCGCGGTCAATGATTACCGCAAGAAACTCCTTCAGCACAAAGAGTTAGAAGCCAGAGTCCGATCTC TGAGGGAGAATTTGCGAGCTGCAAAGAAGGAGTTTAACAAAACGGAAGATGATTTGAAGTCTCTGCAAAGTGTTGGTCAGATTATTGGAGAAGTTCTCAGGCCACTCGACAATGAACGCT TGATTGTCAAAGCAAGCAGTGGACCTCGGTATGTGGTTGGATGCCGCAATAAAGTTGATAAGGAAAAATTAACATCTGGTACTAGAGTAGTTCTTGATATGACAACGCTCACCATTATGAGGGCTCTTCCACGTGAA GTAGACCCTGTTGTGTATAATATGTTGCACGAAGATCCTGGTAATGTTAGCTATTCTGCTGTCGGTGGCTTATCTGATCAAATTAGAGAACTGAGGGAGTCCATTGAGTTACCTCTCATGAATCCTGAGCTTTTTCTTAGGGTTGGCATCAAACCCCCCAAG GGTGTGCTTCTGTATGGCCCTCCTGGTACTGGCAAGACATTGTTAGCAAGAGCCATAGCAAGCAACATAGATGCTAACTTCTTAAAG GTTGTATCGAGTGCCATAATTGATAAGTACATTGGAGAAAGTGCGAGGTTAATACGAGAAATGTTTGGATATGCACGTGATCACCAG CCTTGCATCATTTTTATGGATGAGATTGATGCCATTGGTGGGAGGAGATTCAGTGAGGGAACAAGTGCTGATCGTGAAATTCAGCGAACATTGATGGAGTTACTTAATCAGCTTGATGGTTTTGATCAACTCGGTAAG GTCAAAATGATAATGGCTACTAACAGGCCAGATGTTCTGGACCCTGCACTTCTTCGGCCAGGGCGATTGGACCGCAAAATTGAGATTCCATTACCTAATGAGCAATCCAGAACGGAGATCCTTAAGATTCATGCAGCTGGAATTGCCAAGCATGGTGAGATCGACTATGAAGCTGTTGTAAAGCTTGCAGAG GGATTTAATGGAGCTGATTTGCGTAATGTCTGCACTGAAGCTGGAATGTCGGCTATTCGTGCCGAACGTGACTATGTCATCCATGAAGATTTCATGAAG GCTGtaagaaaattgaatgaagCAAAGAAACTCGAGTCGAGTGCACACTATAACGCCGATTTTGGGAAGGACTGA
- the LOC101212754 gene encoding 26S proteasome regulatory subunit S10B homolog B → MADGEEAARRHTAVNDYRKKLLQHKELDARVRSLRENLRGAKKEFNKTEDDLKSLQSVGQIIGEVLRPLDNERLIVKASSGPRYVVGCRNKVDKDKLTSGTRVVLDMTTLTIMRALPREVDPVVYNMLHEDPGNISYSAVGGLSDQIRELRESIELPLMNPELFLRVGIKPPKGVLLYGPPGTGKTLLARAIASNIDANFLKVVSSAIIDKYIGESARLIREMFGYARDHQPCIIFMDEIDAIGGRRFSEGTSADREIQRTLMELLNQLDGFDQLGKVKMIMATNRPDVLDPALLRPGRLDRKIEIPLPNEQSRMEILKIHAAGIAKHGEIDYEAVVKLAEGFNGADLRNVCTEAGMSAIRAERDYVIHEDFMKAVRKLNEAKKLESSAHYSADFGKD, encoded by the exons ATGGCCGATGGAGAAGAAGCCGCACGCCGTCATACAGCTGTCAATGACTACCGCAAGAAACTCCTTCAGCATAAGGAACTCGACGCTAGAGTTCGATCTC TGAGGGAGAATTTACGAGGTGCAAAGAAAGAATTTAACAAGACGGAAGATGATTTGAAGTCTCTTCAAAGTGTTGGCCAGATTATTGGAGAAGTTCTCAGGCCGCTTGACAATGAACGCT TGATTGTCAAAGCAAGCAGTGGACCGAGATATGTGGTTGGATGCCGTAATAAGGTGGATAAGGATAAGTTGACATCCGGTACTAGAGTGGTACTTGATATGACAACACTCACCATTATGAGGGCTCTTCCTCGTGAA GTAGATCCAGTTGTGTATAATATGTTGCATGAAGATCCTGGTAACATTAGCTATTCTGCTGTGGGTGGTTTGTCTGATCAAATTAGAGAATTGAGGGAGTCTATCGAGCTACCTCTCATGAATCCTGAGCTTTTCCTTAGGGTTGGTATCAAACCTCCCAAG GGTGTGCTTTTATATGGTCCTCCTGGTACTGGCAAGACATTGTTGGCAAGAGCGATTGCAAGTAACATAGATGCCAACTTCTTAAAG GTTGTATCGAGTGCCATAATTGATAAGTACATTGGAGAAAGTGCAAGGTTAATACGTGAGATGTTTGGATATGCACGTGATCACCAA CCCTGCATAATTTTTATGGATGAGATTGATGCCATTGGTGGGCGGAGATTTAGTGAGGGAACAAGTGCAGATCGTGAAATTCAGCGTACATTGATGGAGTTACTTAATCAGCTTGATGGTTTTGATCAGCTTGGCAAG GTCAAAATGATAATGGCCACAAACAGGCCCGATGTTCTTGACCCTGCACTTCTTCGACCAGGGCGATTGGACCGCAAAATAGAGATTCCCCTGCCAAATGAGCAGTCCAGAATGGAGATCCTTAAGATTCACGCGGCTGGAATTGCCAAGCATGGTGAAATTGATTATGAAGCTGTTGTGAAGCTTGCAGAG GGCTTCAATGGAGCTGATTTGCGAAATGTGTGCACTGAAGCTGGAATGTCAGCTATCCGTGCCGAACGTGACTATGTCATCCATGAAGACTTCATGAAG GCAGTAAGAAAATTGAACGAAGCAAAGAAACTCGAGTCCAGTGCACACTACAGTGCTGATTTTGGGAAAGACTGA
- the LOC101212996 gene encoding uncharacterized protein LOC101212996, whose product MLARRIPSVAVYLPQALPWRRRPPHSYSINYGTALEFHSLLAFCPKTLLVSLCSASQLTYEAVEPIHAEESSKRGSLKPGLYLVGTPIGNLEDITLRALRVLKSAHVILSEDTRHSGKLLQHFSIKTPLLSFHKFNESQREQTVLKRLKQGEIVALISDAGTPGISDPGTELVRLCVNENIPVVPVPGPSAVVAAISASGLSTDEFTFVGFLPKHAASRRERLMVSANEEATQIFYVPPHKLKQFLEETSQLFGESRRCVIAREMTKIHEEFWRGTLAEAKEFFSLNQTKGEITLLIEGKLCPEVETPSESQLEKELEELISTGHRLSMAVKLVASKTSTSRKTVYSIALRRFGNQLGVENDSCK is encoded by the exons ATGTTGGCGCGACGAATTCCTTCAGTGGCAGTTTATCTCCCGCAAGCTCTCCCATGGCGTCGTCGACCTCCTCACAGTTACTCTATCAACTACGGGACGGCGCTTGAATTTCATTCCTTGCTCGCTTTTTGCCCCAAAACTCTTTTAGTTTCTCTTTGTTCTGCTTCCCAGTTAACCTATGAAGCTGTAGAACCAATTCATGCGGAAGAATCCTCGAAGCGC GGATCCTTGAAACCTGGGTTGTATCTGGTTGGCACGCCAATTGGCAATCTTGAAGATATCACCCTACG TGCTCTACGTGTCTTAAAATCAGCACACGTCATTCTTTCAGAGGATACAAGACACTCAGGAAAGTTGCTTCAGCATTTCAGCATTAAAACCCCTCTT CTGAGTTTTCACAAATTCAACGAGTCTCAAAGAGAGCAAACAGTGTTGAAGAGATTAAAACAGGGTGAGATTGTTGCCCTAATTAGTGATGCAGGGACACCAGGGATTAGTGACCCTGGTACTGAGTTG GTTAGGTTATGTGTCAATGAAAATATACCAGTTGTTCCTGTTCCCGGGCCCTCTGCTGTTGTTGCTGCAATTTCTGCCTCTGGCTTGTCAACTGATGAATTTACATTTG TTGGATTTCTTCCTAAGCATGCTGCGTCTAGAAGAGAGAGGCTGATGGTTTCAGCAAATGAGGAGGcaactcaaatattttatgttcCTCCACACAAACTCAAGCAGTTTCTCGAGGAAACTTCACAATTATTTGGTGAATCAAG GCGATGTGTTATAGCTCGTGAAATGACCAAGATACATGAGGAG TTTTGGCGGGGTACCCTGGCTGAAGCTAAAGAATTCTTTTCGCTGAACCAAACCAAGGGTGAAATTACACTGCTGATTGAAGGAAAGCTATGTCCTGAAGTTGAAACTCCATCAGAATCACAGTTGGAAAAGGAGTTGGAAGAATTGATCTCCACTGGGCATAGGCTTTCAATG GCTGTCAAATTGGTTGCTAGCAAAACATCAACCAGTAGGAAAACTGTCTATTCAATTGCATTGCGAAGATTCGGGAATCAACTTGGAGTGGAGAACGATTCTTGTAAATAA
- the LOC101212272 gene encoding cytokinin dehydrogenase 5: MITTKLLLAFSICRLIATVGLNMGPATELPRLGIDGLLTVDPLDIETASIDFGLMTRDPPLAVLHPASADDVAKLIRTVANAAEEENGGFTVSARGHGHSINGQAQTGNGVVIEMSGGGRQHRRVGGRGASPPLPVVSEKGRFVDVWGGELWIDVLKWTLEYGLAPRSWTDYLYLSVGGTLSNGGISGQAFNHGPQISNVHELDVVTGNGEIVKCSNEENADLFHGVLGGLGQFGIITRARIVLEPAPQRVRWIRVLYSNFEAFTKDQEWLISLHSKTNSNEKFDYVEGFVIVDEGLINNWRSSFFSPANPVKISSFNKNKSHGAVLYCLEITKNYHESSSHTLDQEVEALMKELNYIPESVFTTDLGYVDFLDRVHKAELKLRSKGLWDVPHPWLNLFVPKSRIADFDRGVFKGILGNNTSGPILIYPMNKHKWDPRTSAVTPEDDVFYLVALLRSALDNGEPTQSLEYLSHQNHQILEFCYENGIEVKQYLPHYTKEEEWADHFGDKWPEFQARKLKFDPHHILATGQRIFPAFKPVNMAVSR, translated from the exons ATGATCACCACTAAGCTTCTCTTGGCCTTTTCCATCTGCCGTTTGATAGCCACCGTCGGACTCAACATGGGTCCCGCGACAGAGCTTCCCCGTCTTGGTATCGACGGCCTTCTCACTGTCGACCCTTTGGATATCGAAACTGCTTCTATTGATTTTGGTCTTATGACCCGAGACCCGCCTCTAGCCGTTTTGCACCCTGCCTCTGCCGATGACGTAGCTAAATTGATCCGGACGGTGGCGAATGCGGCGGAGGAGGAGAATGGTGGGTTTACGGTGTCGGCGAGAGGGCATGGGCATTCGATAAACGGGCAGGCGCAGACGGGGAATGGGGTGGTGATTGAAATGAGTGGCGGCGGAAGACAGCACCGGCGCGTCGGCGGGAGAGGTGCTTCGCCGCCGCTACCGGTAGTGTCGGAGAAAGGGAGATTTGTTGATGTGTGGGGCGGAGAGCTGTGGATTGATGTACTGAAATGGACTTTGGAATATGGATTGGCGCCGAGATCGTGGACGgattatttgtatttgtcaGTCGGCGGGACGCTGTCGAACGGCGGAATCAGCGGCCAAGCTTTTAACCACGGCCCTCAGATTAGCAATGTCCATGAACTTGACGTCGTCACAG GTAATGGAGAGATAGtgaaatgttcaaatgaagaaaacgcAGATTTATTCCACGGAGTTCTTGGTGGGTTAGGACAATTTGGAATCATCACACGAGCAAGAATTGTTCTCGAACCAGCCCCTCAAAGg GTTAGATGGATTAGAGTACTGTACTCAAATTTCGAAGCATTTACAAAGGATCAAGAATGGCTAATCTCACTGCATTCGAAAACAAACAGCAATGAAAAATTCGATTACGTGGAAGGATTTGTGATCGTTGATGAAGGTTTAATCAACAACTGGAgatcttcctttttctcacCAGCTAATCCGGtcaaaatttcttcctttaataaaaacaaatctcATGGAGCTGTTTTATACTGCTTGGAGATCACCAAAAACTACCATGAATCCTCGTCTCACACTCTTGATCAG GAAGTGGAGGCGTTGATGAAGGAATTGAATTACATACCCGAGTCGGTTTTCACAACGGACCTAGGTTACGTGGACTTTCTGGACCGGGTTCACAAGGCCGAGTTAAAGCTCCGGTCCAAGGGGTTATGGGATGTCCCACATCCATGGCTAAACCTCTTCGTCCCAAAGTCGAGAATCGCCGATTTTGACCGAGGAGTTTTCAAGGGCATTTTGGGAAATAATACCAGTGGCCCCATCCTCATCTACCCTATGAACAAACACAA ATGGGACCCGAGGACCTCCGCCGTGACTCCGGAGGATGATGTGTTCTACCTAGTGGCATTGCTACGGTCGGCATTGGACAATGGGGAGCCAACGCAGTCATTGGAGTATCTGAGCCATCAGAATCATCAGATCTTGGAATTCTGTTATGAAAATGGGATTGAAGTGAAACAGTACCTGCCTCATTATACAAAGGAGGAAGAATGGGCAGACCATTTTGGGGATAAGTGGCCGGAGTTTCAAGCGAGGAAGCTGAAGTTTGATCCCCACCATATTCTAGCCACTGGACAGAGGATATTCCCAGCCTTCAAGCCGGTAAACATGGCGGTATCCCGCTGA